A window from Plasmodium chabaudi chabaudi strain AS genome assembly, chromosome: 11 encodes these proteins:
- a CDS encoding ribosomal protein S17, putative: MIRLSATSLYWHYKAWQRATAGYLRTFVKNNLANNEMIGYVINDKHPKSIRVACDRYMYVVRYKKTFRYTKKIWVHDEKSEAKVGDVVRIQPLGYRIGPWKNYILVKILYKENKE; encoded by the exons ATGATCAGATTAAGTGCTACGTCTCTTTATTGGCATTACAAAGCTTGGCAACGCGCAACGGCTGGATATCTCAGGACAT TTGTTAAAAACAATCTGGCTAACAATGAAATGATTGGTTATGTAATAAACGATAAGCACCCCAAAAGCATAAGAGTGGCTTGTGATCg ATATATGTACGTTGTTcggtataaaaaaacatttagatatacaaaaaaaatatgggtGCATGATGAAAAAAGCGAAGCAAAAGTCGGAGATGTTGTTCGTATCCAACCCCTAGGATATAGGATAGGGCCATGGAAAAATTACATCCTCgtcaaaattttatacaaGGAAAACAAAGAGTAG
- a CDS encoding ubiquitin-activating enzyme, putative, whose product MMLPRLSYGKYGGCCACLVLGYYLKDIINWIETKNIYIHLYEKIKDVLYEKGEKVFPYFLRFLTQDSDANTIEEKFFYKNFDKDAVEKHGRYINIQEINTNSLEEIFKTKILIIGIGGLGSPICFYLSKFGFAEIGLVDGDKVEKSNLHRQIIHKKKNIGLNKAISAKLTLNDFDENVNIVCYPYFLDKIKGLEIIKHYDIIIDCTDNISTRFLINDLCLFYKKKLIFGSALGLYGQLNVYNLNDNNSNCYRCLKNFNNHQEMQNCDENGILSTVTGIIGLLQANEAIKFSANLKDKILKPFLSYNSFSNNKPFETINLNYKNKNCICSIYNHDELYNFIMNCDYSDISKNELCTKADNSNGKHYDIDIYNFVDVLNNKLSFFNFTPNHLVILDVRKYNNSNVYGLKDAIKWSYDDIIEVAHSNSSNNSDTIIYNIFDKLKILDKKGKIVIIVICRRGIDSLKVTQLFNDIFLKNGNNSNLSTTDQSAQNIHMQGKEIFIYNMKGGYLELQKKIFKNLPFL is encoded by the coding sequence atgatgTTGCCACGCTTGTCGTATGGAAAATATGGAGGGTGTTGTGCATGCCTAGTCTTAGGGTATTACTTAaaagatattataaattggatagagacaaaaaatatatatatacatttatatgaaaaaattaaggatgtattatatgaaaaggGGGAGAAGGTATTTCCTTATTTTCTCCGATTTTTAACACAAGATAGTGATGCAAACACAATTGAAGAAAagtttttttacaaaaattttgataaagaTGCTGTTGAAAAACATGGaagatatattaacatacaagaaataaatacaaattctttagaagaaatatttaaaacaaaaattttaattataggAATAGGAGGATTAGGATCAccaatatgtttttatttaagtAAATTTGGATTTGCTGAAATTGGATTAGTAGATGGAGATAAAGTAGAAAAATCAAACTTACATAGACaaataattcataaaaaaaaaaatataggtTTAAATAAAGCTATATCAGCAAAATTGACTTTAAATGattttgatgaaaatgTGAATATAGTATGttatccatattttttagataaaataaaaggattagaaattataaaacactatgatataataatagatTGTACAGATAATATAAGTACAcgatttttaataaatgatttatgtcttttttataaaaaaaaattgatattTGGTAGTGCATTAGGTTTATATGGGCAATtaaatgtttataatttaaatgataacaATTCTAATTGTTATAgatgtttaaaaaattttaataaccATCAAGAAATGCAAAATTGTGATGAAAATGGAATACTTTCAACAGTAACAGGAATTATTGGATTATTACAAGCTAATGAAgcaataaaattttctgCTAACCTAAAAGACAAAATACTAAAACCATTTTTAAGTTATAATagtttttcaaataataaacctTTTGAAACAATTAATctgaattataaaaataaaaattgtatatgcTCTATTTACAATCAtgatgaattatataattttattatgaattGTGATTATTCagatatttcaaaaaatgaattatgtACAAAAGCAGACAATTCAAATGGGAAGCATTACGATAtagatatttataattttgttgatgtattaaataataaattatctttttttaatttcactCCTAACCATTTAGTAATATTGGAtgttagaaaatataacaattcTAATGTATATGGTCTTAAAGATGCAATCAAATGGAGTTATGATGACATTATTGAAGTTGCTCATTCTAATTCATCTAATAATTCAGATACGATCATTTACaacatttttgataaattaaaaattttagataaaaaaggaaagatagttattattgttatttgtAGAAGAGGTATTGATTCATTGAAAGTAACACAACTTTTTAATgacatatttttgaaaaatggaaataattcaaaCTTATCTACTACTGATCAAAGTGCACAAAACATCCATATGCAAGGAAaagaaatttttatttacaatatGAAAGGTGGATACCTTGaacttcaaaaaaaaatatttaaaaatttgccTTTTCTttga